In Lolium rigidum isolate FL_2022 chromosome 3, APGP_CSIRO_Lrig_0.1, whole genome shotgun sequence, the genomic window TAGCATGTACAACGGTCTAGATCCACTAACATGCACAAACATTCTACCCTAGGTCAAAAAATCGGGGACGAGATGCGGAAGAGCACAAGGGCCACCAATGAAGGGTCGGTTGGCAGCCGCCAACTTCCACACCAAGGTGCATTGATTTTTCTAATATTTATACACAACTTATAGTTTTTATGTATACTTATCGAGAACTTGGTTGTATCCATTggttgatgcagaagctggggcaatGTTCCCCTTTTTGATAAATAAACTTATCATGAGAATTTGTGATCAGTTTCCCTAGTACCAAAATGATCAACTAATACTCGCTCATTCCCAAAATGTAATGCATATACCCTCTCCGCCCGTAAAAGGATGTCTGAGATTtctctaaattcggatgtatctatacactaaagagtgtTTGGATAAATATACATTTAGAAAAATTTGtgacatccttttatgaacatagaTAGTAGCTTTTCTTTTACTCAAAACCAAACTTTTGAAATTTTGTCCGACTatatagaaaaatatcaaaatttATAATCTCAAACTAATAGTGTTAgaatcatcatgaaatatatacttTCATATTGTGTGCATTTAGTATTATAGATATTATATCTTTTCTATATAGTTTGTCAAATCTCGGAAAAAATGACTTTGACTAAAAACTATTTTCAGCTTAATTTGAAAACGAGGGAGTATGATTTATAGGAACCACAAGCGATCATGTACTAGTattctcaattttttttaaaaaaaaatctagggCAAAATGTAGTCACCAATCTATTGATTAAGTAGAGTTTTACAAGAATGTAAAGTTATTATTATTACATGGGATTACTCTTCCAACATAATATTGCCCAAATGCCTAGCACCTGCGGTTACCCACAACTGGGCTTCACACTTAACTTTATCTAGAACAACATGCAATGGCGCTTGTTTGTTGCGCAAAACCCTCGCGTTGTGCGCATTCCATAACTCCTAAGTGACCAACAATGCAAGCGAGGAGATGGCTTTCCTATCCAGCGAGGTGCCACTGACCATCATGTTCCACCAAGCATAGATATAGAGACCCGTCCATTGCCTCGGATGAATAATGGGGATGCCAATCCACCCCTTGATAGCTAGTGTCTCAAAGGCGAACAGAGAACTAACACTGGATGAAGAGATGATCAATAGTCTCAAAACCATGTATTCTCAATTTCTCATGCACGGTGGTCACGCCACACATCTGTTTCAGCATGGTGACTAATTGCCTAATTCCATTGAAGCCGCATCTTTTTTTGGACAATGCCAAATACATGATCGTAAAAAGGAAGATGAGTGCTTTACTTTATTCCACACACAAATGAATCAATCCCTTAATTAGCCCCAATGTCCAATGTAGCAGCACAAATCAATGCTGTGCGAGAAGTGCACAACATATTCATCCCTCTTGGGGACCAAATAGGGGAAAAACAAGAGAGTAAAAGAGTGAGGCTTGTGTGACACAGGGACGGATCCTACCTGGATGCCACATTCTCCTAACCCACCACTACTACTTGCCAGCATGTTCGCCACCACACATCGTGCCTTTGCAACAAAAGCTGATGAAATCCTGCTGCCGCGTCAAAATGCCATTAATTGTTGCCCCGCCAATCCAATGAGAATTGAGAAGTAAGTATAGATTGATGTCATTCTGATTAGGTGATTGCTGATGCGTGCACATCAGCCTTCTCAAACGTACTACGGCTCATGTGGCACGTACCATTCCCCCAATGGAAAGAGTTGGCGAAACCATTGCTAATTCCTCTCTAAGATTTTAAAGTAATTAATTGATGGGGCCGGGTTAAGTGGTTAGGTCTATATTTACTTATTTAGTGGATGGAATAGCCTAGCTTAACGAGGGCCCAACTTGAAGCACCTGGTTTGATCACCCTTCATGCACTGATGAGCATTTGACACGAATGGAATTGCTTTTTGGCCGTGGTTAGTGTTTCAGCTTTACCACCGTTTGATTTTGCTTAAAAAAACCTTTGTTTTTGTTCTAAGAGCAGCTTAGGAAATCATTTGGCACTTGCGGGATTCTCATGTCCACTACTTAAATTATGTTCTCGGCCCGCCATTAGAGCTCAGCATATGGTGCTAGAAAGAAAATTAAAGGAGCAGTGTCAAGATGCCAGTCTCACTAGTGATCAAGATCTGGAGACGATCCTACAGTATTTTCGTGACACTTGAACAGACAAGACAAGATCTGGAGACGATCCTACGGTAATTTTGTTCATGGAACATGACCTAGAAAAGGCGATAAACATGAAGTTAATATTGTCTTTCTTTGAGCAATTATCTAggttaaaaattaattttcataaaaacGAGATTTTTGGTTTTAGGAGAATCAAGGATGAGGAGGAACAGTACAAACAATTATTGGGTTGCGAGTCTGGTTCACTTCCTTTCAAATATTTAGGGGTTCCTATTTATTATAGGAAGTTGCGAATTCCTGAATGGTATTCAGTCGAAAGCCATTTTGAGATCAAACTTGGTTGTTGGCAAGTAAGTTGTTATCATACAGAGATCGGTTGGCGCTCATTAACTTAGTTCTTACCAGCTTACCGACGTTTATGTTGTCGTTTTTTGGAAACCAAAGGGGTCAGAAAATGATTAGATTTTTATAGATCTCACTTTTCTGGCAAAGTGAAGAAAAAACGCAAATACAGGTTAACAAAATGGAATATTATTTGTAGACCTAAGGACAGGGAAGCTAGGTATTGAAGTACTTGATATTAAGAACAATTTTTTACTCAACAAGTGTCTGTTTAAGTTACTTAATGAAGAGGGTGTGTGGCAAGAATTGATGCGCAATAAATACCTATCTCAAAAAACTCTATCTCAAGTTCAAAGTAAACCGACGGACTCATTTTTTTGGAAAGGTCTCATGAATGTTAAATGTGGTTTCTTTGATAGAGGTCTTTTCAAAGTTGGTGATGGAACTACTGTTCGATTTTGGGAAGATACTTGGCTAGGTTTATCTCCACTTGCTCATCAGTATCCTTCTTTATAGAACATTGTACAATGGAGACATGTCTCAGTTGCAAATGTGTTGTCCTTGAACCCTATTAACATGGGTTTCACACGACGTTTAATTGGCAATAAATGGAACTCTTGGGTACATTTATGCTGCAGACTAATGGAGGTATATTTAAATGATGAGTCTGATTCCTTTGTCTGTAAATTGACGCCTTCGGGATCATTTATGGTTAAATCGATGTATGTGAATGGACATGCTCGTTTTCTTAGACAATGTCCATGGAAGCTGAAAATCTCACTAAAGATAAAAAGTTTTTATGTGGTTTCTAAATAAGAGAGTACTTCTCACAcgagataatttagctaaaagaaATTAGAATGGGAGTACGAAATATTGTTAATGTGACTCGAAGGAGACGGTGAATCGTCTCTTTATCTTATGTCCTTTTGTTAAACTAGTCTGGCGTGTTCTCCATGCTACTTTTGGTATTTCACCACCAATTAATATTACCAATCTGTTTGGAAATTGGTTGAATAGCATAGATGCTAAAACTAAGGCTAAAATTCACATTGCTGTTTTAGCTTTAGTTTGGGCAATATGGAACCGTCAAAATAATATTGTTTTTAATAGAAAGGactctataattttttttttgcaggttattcatatggcaCACTGGATTCAGCTACGGTATTCCCTATTCCCGGAGGATTAACGGAAGTgtatggttattggatgcaatCGGCTGCTGATGGTTGCTCAGGATATaataataaaaggctgtgtggcCAGGGcattccccatttcaaaaaaaaaaaaacaaatcattTTCATCCAATTTGCCAGAATGATCGATTCACAACTGGTAGATTAATTAGCAGGAGTGGAGGACTGGTTGTTTCTTGCCGGCCCATTTCTGCATACATTGGCATCGCATACTGAATTACTGATCGACATGTCACATTCGACTGTACTATTCTTTTGCTTGAACTGTTGTCCAAAACAGGATCGATGCCTACACTAAGCTCGTCATCTAATTCTGATTTCATCCGTTATTTCTATGTTTTCGCAGCACTAGGTAGGTTCTGACCAAAACCGAAAGCACCGATGCTGACACTGCTCTTAGTGCACATTATTCAGAAGAGCACAACGCGCCGCTGTTGCTGCTCAGGTGGACCTGTCTCGTCACTCGCCAGGCTATTACAGTGACACCTCCATGCATCAGGTTCTACTCCTCCACGACAGCCATCCCATCCCCACGGCACCACGGCCTTTATAATGGCAAGCTCTACACTCGGCGTTCTCCGCTCCAATTCTTTCTTCTATCAAGGAAACCGATAGACTCTCGCGCGCTTTTGAGGCGAGAGAACTTGAGCTTGAGGTTGCCATGGCTGCTGAGATGGGAGGAGGGGTTTGGAGGCGGTACGCTCCGCACAACATGATGATCATGGTGCAGCTGTGCTACACCTTCATGTACTTCATCACCGAGGCCGCCTTCAACCGCGGCCTCAACCCCTACGTATACGTCACCTACCGCCATGTCGTTGTCACCGTCCTCCTCTGGCCTTTCGCCTACTACCACGAGAAGTATGTACGACGATCCAGTGTTCTTGTGTTCAACTGTTCATCAATTAGGATAGTTCAGACTTGACAGTGCATGTGATGTGTCTACTTTGCTCCTTGTTTGTTCATCTTCTTCCAATCCTTGTTTGGTCGTCAGGAAGTTGCGACCCAAGATGACGTGGATGCTGTTCCTGGAGATTTTTGTGCTCTCACTTCTTGGGTAAGCTCAAGAAAAATCTCAACTGAACCTCTATACTCATGTCATTCACAGAAGAGAAATTAGTGACACAACTTTGCCGTGAACTGGATTTTCAGGGTGAGCTTAACTCTGAACATGTACTTCGCGAGCCTCAAGTATACGTCCCCGACGTTCGTCACCTCCGTGGTGAACACAATCGCTTCCATCACCTTCGTCATCGCCATCGTCCTCAGGATGGAGATCGTGGACGTGAGGAGCCCGCGAGGGCTCGCGAAGATCGCGGGAACCGTGGTGTCCTTCGCTGGAGTGACCACCATGACGCTGTACAAGGGAGCGGCGTTTGCGAGCCCCTGGAATGCGCCGATTCACATACAGGGCAGCAACGGCGTGCATGATAGCTGGCTCAAAGGAGCATTCCTCGCCGTGGCCAGCTGCGTGTGCTGGTCCATCTGGTACATCCTGCAGGTATGCAACTGTTTTGTCAAATAAAAGGTCACCATGGTCTAGAGTGACACATAAGTGTTTCAGAAAATGAGATAATTAAGCTGGGATGTAAGAAAATGTATCGAGGACCTGTGATCAGCTATGGACACTTTCGTGCTGAAATGGCAGGCGTCGTCTGTGAAGAGGTACCCGGCGGAGCTATCTCTGACGGCGTGGATGGCGACGATCGGAGGGATACAGTCGTTGGCCTTTACGCTGCTCCTGCAGCACAAGAAAGAAGACTGGCTCATTGGCTTCGGCCTCAAGTTCTGGTGCATCATCTACTCTGTACGTTAGAAATCAGTGTACATAAATTCAGTTATTTCCAATTTCAGAGTAGTAGTGGTGCTCACGATGGAATTGTATGTATGTTGTTGTTTCAGGGGATCGCGTGCAGTGGGTTCACGGTGTTTGCGCAGCTGTGGTGCACGGAGAAGAAAGGCCCCGTCTTCGTCACCATGTTCAACCCTCTCTCCACCATCATGGTGGCCATCCTCGCCTACTTCATCTTCGGCGAAAACCTATACGTCGGAAGGTACGTATCTCAAGATCGATATGCGTGGTCTTGAACATACGTAGTGCCCCTTTTCTGCATCACATCCATACGTACAAGATAGCACAACACAACAAACGCATGGCTGATCCGTCAGAGCACCAAAAGTCTTGCTGATACGGCGCAACCTCCTTttcgaaaggcaaagctttttgcCGGTTAAAAAAAACTCACCTCAATTACTACCTCCGGAGTTGTGACGTTTGCGTTTTGTCGGTGTAAAATGCTCCAACTCTTAACTCAATGGATCTACTGTTGTTGTTGATCTGCAGCATAATCGGAGGAGTGGTGGTCATCGCCGGCCTGTACATGCTGCTGTGGGGCAAGGAGAAGGATCAGGAGTACAACGCGAGCGGCGAAGAGCAGGTAGCCGATCTGGACTGCGAGAAGCAGCAGGCAAAGATAACAggcgcttcttcggcgaagaACGGCTCCGAACAGGAGGCGAAGACGACCAGATAAGGGGGCATCAGACTGCCATCCGGGTGAAGGCGATGTTCGATCTGCACCCTGAACCGATGGCATGGTGTGCCAATTAATTCAACAGGTTTCCGATGAGTGCACTCGCCAAAGAAAACAAGTTCCGTAAGTTCCATGTCTGCACtttgggcgcgtttggtagcctgcatgagAATTGTGGCTCATTGCGCCAGTGAGATGGGATTCCCATCTCGTTCCGGACGAGTTTCGATTCACGAATGACACATCGTTTGATAGGATGGGTTGCATCGAGTGACACCCAAGTGACACTTCGATTGGTTGGTCGCATGATTTTTGTAGCCTCACCTATATGGCAACATGGTGACCTTACGTCACCTATCACAAGATCACCATGGCACCACCGTTCACAAGCTTCAGCACGTCAGTGATGGCACCGCCGGTCACGACGGGcaaaagcatcaccacgtcgccgaccacgaagacgaagaccaccatgacaccatcggTGACACCGTTCACACACATggacacgtcgccgaccacgaagacggacACCATCATGACACAGTCggtgacgccggtcacaagcagcaCCATGTCGCcgtccacgaagacgaacaccaccaggacaccgccggtcacgccggtcacaagcatggacacgtcaccgaccacgaagacgaacaccaccatgacaccgtcggtgacaccggtcacaagcatcaccatgtcaccAACCACGAAGATGAATaccaccaggacaccgccggtcacaagcatgggcacatcgccgaccacgaaaaCGAACATCACCATGACACTGTCGGTCACGTCGGTTACAGCACATCGCCATCCATGAAAATGGGGAAcgagaagttgagcaaaagtaTTTCAAACCTTAGTCACACATACGTACAGATTGCATTATACTTGTGAGTCAATTATGTATCAGCATATGTACACCGAAATAAAAAcctgtcaacatgaaagtcatgcggaatggtgatGTGAACCTACTCCTGAAAGAAAATctcaaacggttgagcgtgtgcgacgaattgacaaaattcgcttaaaacttcatacacgaaattgacgatttacgatcaactaaactcgaaaccgattgtgaGAATTAGTTCGTATCATCGACACACATCTTTTTCGTGTATATCTTATTTCGATTCGgactatgtttgtgttgatttgagaGAGGCTGTGTGGACTAGTGTAAGGAAGAGTGAGCGTAAGCAACACCTAGTGCAACAGTTGCATCGATGCACCCAAAGTGGCGCCAGAACGGGTCCTCTAGAACATGACCCGACGCTGCTTCGAGAACCGGTTCCTGCAACAACGCGCCTCGGTCCAGGCAACTAAACTGACCGAAAATTGCTCGCCCGATGCGAGTCAAGGGACATACAAACCACCAAACACGCCCTTTGTGTTGCAACATGAGTGTGCGCAGTGTTTGCCGCAATGTGGCATGTGTCAATGGAAACTAACAGATACAGAAAGTCATAAACAATGCAGTGAAAATTTGGGGAGCTCCGGCCTAGAGGCATTTTGTTAAATGGCCTGCATCTAGCAGGGCCCCATAACATACCAGGTTTTTTTTAGTAACGAATAGTTTGAAGAAGATATTTTATAAAATTGAGGAAAAATATTGACatgttttaaaaaatgttcacgaATTTAAAAAGAAATTGTGTGAAGAAAAAAATTCTTAGGGCCCGCTTGGAATGCCATATCAAATACATGTCCGTAAAATTTGGTTGCCCGGTTTTATTGTCCGCCATGCGTAAACGTTCGGTGGGAAAAACAGACCTACTAAAAGAAGGTGAACCAAGCGCTCTGTATGGAAATGGTTACCGCCGGGAAATTTTACACCCGGTTTGACTAAAATAAACTGAACCAAGCGGGGCCTTATAGTAAAAAGATTTGCTAGGGAGGTAAAAAAATTTCTTGCGATAGAAAAAAACCCGGAAAGAAAACATGGCTAGGGCCTCTACACAACAATCAAGTGGAGTCGAACGAATCCCCCGAAGGTCTGACCAACCTTATTCTGGCTTGGCCTAACACTTCTCCAAGAAGTATGGAAGATCCGGACTACTGCTTGCGCACAACATCTCGGAAAGGAACTGTGTAACCTTTGCCTCCTCATACCACTTCATGCTTAGACTATCAATAACCTACCTACAAAAAAAGACTATAAGTAACCTTCCTCTCTCATCCGATCTAAGTTTACTCATGATATGAAACCTAAATCTTTGCTCCCTAAATTCCCCATGTGTAATCCAAGACCCTCCCCTTGTGGAGTCTAAGCCCTCCACTagtttttgttggagatatgcccaggaggcaataataaaatgattattattagatctttgtgtttatgataaatgtttgcatcccatgctataattgtattaaccggaaacattaatacttgtgattttttgtaaacataaaagagtccctagcaagtttcttgttaaactagcttgttgattcatagatgatcatggtttcctgatcatgaacattggatgttatcaataataatatcatatcattaggagaatgatgtgttgttaaactagcttgttgattaatagatgatcatggtttcctgatcatgaacattggatgttatcaataacaagatcatatcattaggagaatgatgtgatggacacacacccataataagcatagcataagatcaagtcattaagttcgttttgctacaagctttcaaatacatagtaacctaatccttcgaccatgagatcatgttaatcaccaacaccggatggatgcttcgatgacatcaaacaccacttcgtAAAGGTGGTCATAAAGGTGGCATTAGGTattctgaaagtatgagttgaagcgcatggatcaagagtgggatttatccatccaaatgacggatagatatactatagGCCCTCTCgctggaatgtcatccaattagcttgcaagcatgtgactaggtcacgagggatcgcataccatggtacgagtaaaaaaTACTTATCggcaacgaggttgaactaggtatggagataccgatgattgaacctcggataagtaaagtatcacgcgacaaagggaatcggtatcgtatgttaatggttctttcgatcacgaagtcatctctgaatgtgtgggagccattatggatttccatgtcccgctattggttattgattggagaggtgtctcgatcatatctgcatagttcgcgaactgtagggtgacacacttaaggtttgatgttgtttaagtagatatggaatatgtgatggagaccgaatgttgttcggagtctcggatgggatccatgacatcatgAGGAGGTTCGAAAtagttcggagaataagattcatataagggaagttattttccggggttcagaaaagttcgggaatttttcggtggaagaccggagggtttctagaaggttccggaggggtcacTGGTGGGCCCACAACCCCGGGAGGGGCCAGCTGAGCCGAGGTGGTGCTGCCCAACcataatgggccaggcgcacgaAGCATCAAGGcctaggccggccaaccccctagggtttaggggaaaccctaaaggggaagacttggggggcaaggcccccccccccctcccctctccttgcgccggccctagggcttggaggaggggccaagcctTCCCTGGCTGACCGTCCCCCTATAtagagaggggagggggcaggggctcAGCCCACCCCTttcctccaaccctagccgccacctctcctcctcctcctcctcctcctcctcctcctcctccttcctgcgccggcttggcgaagccctacaTGAATTTctcctccatcaccaccaccatgccatTGTGCTGCtgagattccgaggggatctagtacctatgctgcccgctggaacggggagaggaaggtttTCATCGactccgtacgtgtgaccgaatgCGGAAGTGCTATCGGATCGCAACACCGGGAGgatcgtcttcatcaaccacgagatcggaTCTTGTTAAGTCTTTGGATCTTCGAGAGTTAGTTCTCATTTATCTCGTTGTACACATCTCGTAGATTAGATCTTGAATttttcatagattggatcttggttttattcgttattgcggtagaaattttttgtttcctATGCTACGAACCCTATAGTTTTTCCTAGCAAATCTTTCCCTAGTGGATTCTACCGGATCAGTCGATGGACCGTTTGGATAGAGCAGTGTCATCAAGAGTGGGTTGTTTGAGTTGGGCGATCCAAATTCTTATGTGTAGGCACTCGTAAATGGGTGCCTTTAATTCGTCCATACTTGCTATGTATCCCAATTACTTTGTGTGTTATCCTTGTCTTCTTTGTTTTCCCCGTCGTTTCATGGTTTAATTATGAATATTGGGACCCCAACCCatatcacatggtatcagagctcttgGTTACCAAGGTTtgacttttttctttttttgtgtcCCCTAAATCACTAGACTTTGTAGGAAAAATCTTTCTTAATTTCATATATCCCACAAAATAGCCCCATTTGGTACTAGATCATTCTGGGTATTCTTGTGGGATTTTGTTGGTGTTGATCCATGTATTTGATGCTTTTGGTCTTGATCTACACTTGCTTTTGTTGCCTTTAGACAATCCATCATTTTCACCTCTCGTTTGAGGATTTTTCAAGCAAATATTCCGTGAGATCTCGGAATTTTTGACAACTCAGATGCTTCTGCCAAGTggagccggagcctccggcccctCAAAATGGCAATTCCTTGTCTCTTTTGTTGATCTTAATTTTATTTTGATTGttctctgatacgtcccaaacgtatctataatttcttatgttccatgctacttttatgatgatactcacatgttttatacacattatatgtcatagttatgcattttccggcactaacctattgacgagatgccgaagagccgttgctattttctcgtcgtttttggtttcgtaaatcctagtaaggaaatattctcggaattggacgaaatcaacgcccgtggtcctatttttccacgaagcttccgaagaccggaggacttacgaagtggggccacgaggcgccgccacaacagggcggcgcggcccgtgtgccggccgcgcggccctagcgtgtggggccctcgtgtggccccccgacctgcccttccgcctacatatagtcttcgtcgcgaaacccccagcaccgagagccacgatacggaaaaccttccgcagacgccgcgccgccaatcccatctcggggattcagagatcgcctccggcaccctgccggagaggggaatcatctcccggaggtctcttcattgccatgatcgcctccggatcgatgtgtgagtagttcacccctggactatgggtccatagcagtagctagatggttgtcttctcctcattgtgctatcatgttagatcttgtgagctgcctatcatgatcaagatcatctatttgtaatccttcatgttgtgtttgttgggatccgatgaatattgaatactatgtcaagttgattatcaatctatcatatatgttatttatgttcttgcatgctctccgttgctagtagaggctcggccaagttgatacttgtgactccaagagggggtatttatgctcgatagtgggttcatgcctccattaaatctgggacaagtgatgtaaagttctaaggttgtggatgtgcttgttgccactagggataaaacttcgatgctttgtctaaggatatttgtgttgattacattacgcaccatacttaatgcaattgtccgttgtttacaacttaataccggagggggttcggatgataactcgaaagtggactttttaggcatagatgcatgccggatagcggtctatgtactttgtcgtaatgccccgattaaatctcatagtactcatcatgatatatgtatgtgcattgttatgccttctttatttgtcaattgcccaaccgtaatttgttcacccaacatcctgctatcttatgggagagacaccgctagtgatccgtggaccccggtcctattctttacatctaaaatacaatctcatcgcaattgttctttactcgttcttcgcaaacaaccatcatcatccacactatacatctaatcctttgtttacagcaagccggtgagattgacaacctcgccgttacgttggggcaaagttccgtgattgtgttgtgcaggttccacgttggcgccgaaatccctggtgttgcgccgcactacactcctccgccatcaaccttcaacg contains:
- the LOC124694694 gene encoding WAT1-related protein At1g43650-like; amino-acid sequence: MFATTHRAFATKADEILLPRQNAINCCPANPMRIEKRAQRAAVAAQVDLSRHSPGYYSDTSMHQETDRLSRAFEARELELEVAMAAEMGGGVWRRYAPHNMMIMVQLCYTFMYFITEAAFNRGLNPYVYVTYRHVVVTVLLWPFAYYHEKKLRPKMTWMLFLEIFVLSLLGVSLTLNMYFASLKYTSPTFVTSVVNTIASITFVIAIVLRMEIVDVRSPRGLAKIAGTVVSFAGVTTMTLYKGAAFASPWNAPIHIQGSNGVHDSWLKGAFLAVASCVCWSIWYILQASSVKRYPAELSLTAWMATIGGIQSLAFTLLLQHKKEDWLIGFGLKFWCIIYSGIACSGFTVFAQLWCTEKKGPVFVTMFNPLSTIMVAILAYFIFGENLYVGSIIGGVVVIAGLYMLLWGKEKDQEYNASGEEQVADLDCEKQQAKITGASSAKNGSEQEAKTTR